Genomic window (Corynebacterium simulans):
ACCCGCGTGTACTACGGCACCGATACCCACGCCTTCGGCCTGCTCATCGGTGCTATTCTGTCTCTGATTGTTACTAGCACCAAGTCCCACCCGAAGGCAGATTCTTGGCCAAGCCCTGGTAAGTCTGAGCAGGTAATGGCCGGTGTCATCGGCACCTTCGCCTTGGCAGGCTACATCGCGCAGCTGTTCCTCATGCCGGACGATGCTGATTTCACCTACCGCGGCGGCCTCATCCTCACCAGCGTTCTCGGCGCACTGATGATCTGGGGCGTTATCCGTGAGTTCGGTCCGCTCAAGTGGATCTTCAGCACCGCCGTCATGCGTTGGCTCGGCCAACGCTCCTTCTCGCTGTACCTGTGGCACTGGCCGGTCGTGATGATTTTGCGCGCGATTTTCGACGGAAACCACTCCTCCGACAAGCCGTGGATTCTGGGCCTTGTCGCGGTACCGATCTCTTTCTTGCTGGCAGAGCTTTCCTACCAGTTCGTGGAGAATCCTTTCCGCCGCGGCGGTTACAAGAAGACGTGGACTGGCTACTGGGCGGCCCGCCCATCGATGTCCGAGATGAAGGACGGATTTGCCAAGGCCTTTTGGCCGCTCGTGCCGTTGATCGTCGTCGCTTCCCTAGTGGGCGTGGGCTACGCGCTGGCGACCTCCAGCGATAAGTCTGAGCTGGAGCAGCAGCTCGAGCAACTGCAGAAGCAGAACAAGTCCACGCAAAACGGCAGCCCAGCGCCTGCTGCCGCACCAAGCACGCAGACGGAAAAGACGCGTCGCCCGATGCCAACCGGCAATGAAATTACCGCCATCGGTGACTCGGTGATGCTCGCAGCCTCCGAGGCGCTGCAACAACGCTACCCAGGCATCTACATCGACGCTGAGGTCTCCCGCCACTACAGCGCTGCCCCACCAATCATCGAGCAGCTGAAAGCAGCTGGCGACCTGCGCTCCACGGTCTTCCTTGGCTTCGGCACCAATGGCCCGGCATTCCCTGACCAGATTCAGGAAGTCGTGGACCTCATCGGCCCAGACCACACCATCGTGATGGCAGTTCCCTATGGCGACCGCGAATGGATGGCACAGTCTCAAAGCGACGTCATCGACGCTGCGAAAAAGTACGACAACGTCTACCTCGCTGACTGGTGCACCCACGCACAGAACAACCCAAACTTGCTCTATTCCGACGGCATTCACCCGCTTCCGGAAGGCGCCTCGGAATACGCCCTGGCGTTCCACTACGCCTTGTTGCAGTACTCCAACTACGACAAGAACTTGGATTCCAAGTGCCAGATCTAGAAGTTCTTGAGCCAAAGCTCCTAGAACGCAAAAGGCGGACGGTCTCTTACAACGGACTGTCCGCCTTTTCGTTTGCCTAACGCTTGAGCCGAAATTTTCGTTATCATGTTTTTGGATTTATGTAGGAAACTGCACACACGAGGAACTTCCTGTTGACAGCTCCACGCAAGGAATGGATTTGGTTGGCCGCCACGGCAACGCTTGCGCTAGTCGCCGCAATAGTTATAATTCTCGGCTGGGACAGCCTCCCAGACCCGCTACCCAAGCATTTCAATGGTCGAGGCGAACCTGATGCATGGATGCCAAAGACCTATCGCAATGCAATTGGTTTTGCTGTGCTTGTTCCTATTATTCTGACGATTGTTTCAGCCATGACTATCGGCACAACGCAGCAAGGCACTAAGACGGCTGCAACGAGCTACTCACAATCCACAGAAGTTGATGTCGAGCGTAGCCGTGCTCACTCCGCTGCTATCCTTCCCACGTTAAGCTTTTGGTTCTTCGCCCTAACGGCGATCTGCACGGCGTTCGCGCTCACTGGAATCTTTCTCAGCGGCCCTAGACCACTAACTTTCCCCTGCTTAGTCGTTGCCATCCTTGTGGCTTGCGTCTGGCTCGTGTTCAGGTTGAATAGCATAAATAAAAAACTGGATGAACAATTTCCTGACTCCTCTACAACGGGCAAGCTTCGTTACGGATTGTTCTACTACGACCCCACAGATCCCCGCGCGATGGTGCCCCTTCCCAGCGGTTCTTCCCAATTCAACTTTGGGCAGAAAAATTCCTGGTTTATCCTCGCTGGGCTCTTAGTACCTGCGGCCCTATTGATTATCCTTCTTAGCGTCGCGGCCTAGATTGCCCAAATAAAAAAAGTCCGCCTCCCTGCGCTGCGTGGTTGTATACACGGTGCAGGGAGGCGGATCACTTTTAAGCGAGTGCCTTAGGAATCGACCTTGTACTCGGCCATGCGGTCCCACTCTGTCTTACCGTCGATGTGGACGTTGATGATTTCTGGGGTCTCAAGCAGGTACTTCGGGAACTCCTCGCAGGAGCGCTTGAAGTGCTCGCCCTCGACGTGCTCGACGTCCTTGCCATCGGCATAAGCCTCAACGAGGAGGAAGCGCTGACGGTCCTCCGGATCACGGTACCAATCAAAGTTCAGGCAACCCGGCTCCGCATTACAAGCCTGGGTGTACCAGTCGATCTCGTCGAGGAAGGTTTCTGCGTATTCAGGCTTTACGTGGAATTTTACGTTAATCAAAATCATGAGCCCCATCGTACGTATGTGTATTTTCGTCCGCCACGATGCAGCACAAAAGCATGGTTCGGGCAGATTTTGACAGCGAAAGCCGGCACCACCCGGAACGCTTTCAGCCAGATGAGCCGATTAATATATTGTGTAGGAAGCCTCTTTAGAAAGGCCCCTATCCTCCTGTGACTACGCAAATCTCTTTGGACGAAGGCCGCGCGCTGTGGCGTCGGAGGCTTCGCCGATGGATTGCACTCGCGGTTTTTATCGTTGTCTGTGGGGTCGTTTTGGGTATCAGTACGATTCTGCTCAAAGAAGCAGCCCGCAACTGGGCCGATTACCACGCCGCCCGCCCATTGTGCGAGCGCGAGGTGCTAAAGCAGGCAAAGATTCCGGAGCGCGCCGCGTTCCTTACTGAGACCATCCCTGAGACCGATTCAAAGATCAGCGCACCCATGCGCGTTTACACCGCCCACGGTGATGTCATCTTCATCAACGATGAGGGCGTTGAGGATGAAGGCACCTATGATTGCTTGGTGAGTTTCCGTACCCATAGCTTTGTCACGAGCCGCGCCGAAGTCTCTGGCATTGCCCCTGCTGCCCTAGTGGAGGCTCCATGAGTTCGCTGGCGAATGAACTAAGCGCTAGGCGACGCCGTCAAAAACTCGGCGTCGCTCTTCTTGTGGTGGGAGCGATCGTAGTGACTGCATTGTCGCTAACCCGCTCAATTTCGTTGATTCGAGCGCCACGCTAGCAGGCGTAGAGCCGGCCGCATTAGCTAGTTAAAAAAGTACTCGGCGAGGTAGACAAAATTGCCATCGAAGCTGGTGGCTACGCCGAAGTGCTTGCCTGGTGCCGGGGTAACTGGAACGTCACGGTTGAGCCAGTTGAGGCGGTCGTGAGCTTCCTGAATGGTCAGGCGGTAGACGTTGCCGCTGCCTTCGTTCAAGTGAGTACGGCCGTCACCGACGTTACTGCGGTAGCTAAGAGCACCAGCCGCGCCCTGGTCAGCCCATTCCTGAGCGATGTTGCGAGCGTTCGGGTCATCGACATTCCCCTGCTTGCGAAGGTGCTCAGTGGTGGCGCCAACGAGGTGGTGAGCTACCTCCGGAGCTGGCTGCTTGATAAACGGCGGAAGCTGAATGTTGTACTGCTTTGCAAGGTCATAAGCCTGCGGTGGCAGTTCGACCTGTGGTACGCCAGCTGGAATGAACTGGGAGCTGCCAGCGGTGACATCTGCCGGGATGCCCGCAGGAATCTGGGAAGAGAAATCCGGGAGCTGAGCTTGTGCAGGAGCCAAGCTGCCGGCTGCGAGAGTAAGGGCGATGGAAACGGGGAGAATACGGCGCGTCAGTTTCATATCCTCCACCGTGCCACACCTTGGGGCGAGCTGAATAGTATTAGGCAGTGCTGAAAGCGAGATCGCAATAGCATTGTTATCTACGCCTTCTTAGCCTTCGAGCTTCTCGCCAAGCTCTAGCCACTCCATCTCGAGCTCCTCGCGCTGAGAGGTTACTTCCTTCAGCTTGCTGTCTAACTCGGTTAGCTTCGCGGTGTCGATGTCGCCCGCGCCTGCCACCTCGGCCATCTCGGCGTTGAGCTTGGTGGCTTGCTCGTCGAGCTTGCCCATTTTGCGCTCCAAGGCATTCATCTTCTTGGTCAGCTCGCGTTCCTCTTGGGAGGACAGGCGCTTGGTAGATTCCTTCTTGGCGTTTCCTGCGCCATTGCCGCTGCCGTCGGGAGCAGAATCCTGTTTCGCGCTTTCGCCGAGGTTGACCACGCCTGCGGGCTGAGCCGCGTCGAGGGCGGCGCGGCGGCGCAGGTATTCGTCAATGCCGCCTGGCAAGTTGGTGAGTTTTCCGTCGCCAAAAAGCGCATACGTATTATCCGCAATGCGCTCAATGAGGTAGCGGTCGTGTGAGATGACCACCATCGTGCCCGGCCAAGAATCGAGCAAGGACTCCAGTTCCTGGAGAGTGTCGATGTCGAGGTCGTTAGTTGGCTCGTCGAGCAGCAGCACGTTTGGTTCTGCCATCAACACGCGCGTTAGCTGGAGGCGGCGACGCTCACCACCGGACAAGTCCCCCACCGGGGTGCGCTGGCGCTTAGCGGAAAAGCCCAGGCGTTCTGCAAGCTGCGAGGCAGACAATTCTTTCTTGCCCAGTTGGACGTAGGTGGCCACGTCCTCCACGGCGTCGATTAGCCGGCGCTGCGGATCAAGGTCATCGAGTTCCTGGCGCAACCAGCCCAGACGTACCGTCTGCCCCTCAATGCGCTTGCCCGCGGCGAGTGGATGTTCGCCAGCCAGAGCACGCAGCAGCGTGGTCTTGCCTGAACCGTTCACGCCGACCAGACCGATGCGCTCACCCGGGGCCAAGCGCCACGTGAGGTGGTCAACGAGTTCGCGGCCATCCGGCGTCGCAATCGTGGCATCCTCAAGTTCAATGACCACGCGACCTTGGCGCTGTTTGGAAAAGGCCATGAGCTCAACCTTGTTGCGCGGTGCTGGGACATCAGCGATGAGTGCCTCTGCCGCTTCCACGCGGTAGCGCGGCTTCGAGGTACGCGCCGGCGCACCGCGGCGCAGCCATGCTAGCTCCTTACGCGCCAGGTTCTGGCGGCGCTGTTCCATCGCATCGGCCTGACGGGCACGCTCGGCGCGGGCATAGATCCAGTCGTTGTATCCGCCCTCATACGGATCGACCACGCCGTCGTGCACCTCCCACGTGGTGGTTGCCACGGTATCGAGGAACCAGCGGTCGTGGGTGACTACGACAGCTGCGATCTTGCGCGCCAGGAGATGCTGGGCCAGCCACTGCACGCCTTCCACGTCCAGGTGGTTGGTCGGTTCGTCGAGCACGATCAAGTCAAGCTCCTGGACCAATGCAGCGGCCAGGTTAACGCGGCGGCGCTCGCCACCAGACAGAGAACCCACCGGCGTATCTAGGCCCAGTTCCACGATTCCGAGGCCGCCCAAAACGTCGCGCACCTTGGCATTCGAGGCCCATTCGAAGGTCTCGAGGCTGAGCGGTTCGATGATGACCTGGGCGATGGTCAGGGCGTCATCAAGCTCAAAGCGCTGGGTCACCACGGCCATGCGCAGGTCAGAATTGTGGGACACACGCCCCTCATCCGGCGGCTCGATACCGGTGAGCACCTCCAGCAGCGTGGTCTTGCCGCCGCCATTTACGCCAACGATTCCAATGCGGTCCCCGCTTTGAACACCCAACGACACCCCGTTGAGCAGCGTCTGCAGACCGAAAGATTTGGAAACTTTTTCCAGGTTAATAAGGTTCGCCATAACGTTTAACCATCTTAGTGCCTAGCGCGCGGTTCCCCCTCACCACTTCAGACTATTGCAAATGAAAATTACTCTAAATAGGCTAAATGGCTATGAAGAAATCTGCGCTATCTATTCTTGCCGCTGTCTCCGCAACAACGCTCCTTGTCACTTCCTGCTCCAAGTCCGCTGATGAGCAGGCCCCGGCCAACGATGCCGCGACTGAGTCGCACGATCACGAGGGCCACGATCACGAGCACGATCATGAAGGCCACCATCATGAACACGATGGAATGGAGGCCGGCGAGGGCGAGACCGAAGTCGCTCAGTTGCCCAATCGCGTGGTCATCTCCCACGAGGGCGGCCTGAAGACCTACGACGCCAAAACCGGCGAGGTCATCGAGGAAGAGGAAATGCCTGCATTCCTGCGCCTGTCCAATGCTGGCGATAACCGCCACGTCATGGTCACCAAAGGTGATAAGTTCCTAAGCTTCGACTCCGGCCTCATCACCAAGCCGCACGGCGATCACAAGCACTACTACACCGCCGAGCCTAAGCTTTCCGACGCCGAGATCGAGGCGCCGCACGCCGGCCATGTGGTCCACCACGACGGTTTTACCGCCCTCTTCTCTGACGGCGAAGGCACCGCACAGGTCTTCCCAACCGACCAGGCTGGCGATCCGAAAGACATCAAGACCTTCGAATCCGGCGCAGCACATCACGGTGTTGCCGTTCCGCTCAAGGACGGCTCCGTCGTCATGACCAAGGGCACCGAGGATGAGCGCCACACCATCCAGCATCTATCCAAAGACGGCAAGGTCCTGACCGAGACCACCAAGTGCCCAGGAGTTCACGGTGAGGCTACCGCCGGAAACGGCAAACTTTTCTTCGGCTGCGAGGACGGCCCAGTTGTCTTCGACGGCAAGGAGTTCCACAAGATCGACGTTTCCGCCTACGCGGGCAAAGACGGCTACCAGCGCTCCGGCAACTCCGCCGGCTCTGAGGAATCCGACGTCATCTTGGCTGACAACAAGACCGAAAAGGACGCCGAGTTCGAGCGCCCAACCTCTGTCTCCCTCATCAACACCAAGGATTACTCCGCCAAAAAGGTTGACCTCGGTTCCTCCTACTGGTTCCGTTCCCTGGCCCGCGGCCCGCTGGGAGAGGCCCTCGTGCTGACTTATGACGGCAAGCTCAACGTCATCGACCCAGAGACCAGCGAGATTACCAAGAAGATCGACGCCATCTCCGAGTGGCGCGAGAACGAAGAATGGCAGCTGCCTGGACCGATCCTCAAGGCCGAAGACGGCTACGCATTCGTCACCGATGCCAACAAGAAGGAACTCGTTGTCATCGACCTCTTCGAGGGCAAGGAAGTAAACCGCTTCAAGCTGGACATCAAGCCAACCGAGATGGCTGTGCTCTAGATAAACAAAAGCTGCAGTGAGGGGACTTTGCCCTCCTGCAGCTTTTACTTTTTAATAACACCCTAAATTTCTTCGATTCCTGGTGCCGGCGAGGTGGTCACAATGCCACGGGTGCCCTTGTTATCGAACATCACTTGGGCCACGACTTCACCAGCGGTCTCCTCGTCCTCGCAGAGGAAGGCACAGGTAGGACCAGAGCCAGATACGATTCCAGTCAGCGCACCGGCGGCCATTCCAGTGTCCAGAATCTTGCGCAGGTCTGGGCGCAAAGAAAGAGCTGCCGCTTGCAGGTCATTGCGCAGCACCTTTGCGAGAGCCTCGGGACGCCCGCTCATCAGCGCCTGCGCCACCGCGGAAGTGTCCATGGTGGGGTTGCTGCCCTTCCCCGCTGCGCGAAGCTCATCAATCTTGGCAAAGACGGCCGGAGTGGACAGCCCTTCCGCATTGGTGATGATGGCCCACGTATACGTTCCGCGGCTAAGCATCGGCGCCAACTTCTCGCCGCGACCCGTGCCCAGCGCCGTGCCGCCGATTAGCGTGAAGGGCACATCAGAGCCTAGGCGCGCTGCCAGTGTTAGAAGTTCTTCTTCACTTACAGCGCCGAAGTCAGCAAATGCGTGAGCGGCCAGGCGCAATGCCGCGGCCGCATCCGCAGAACCGCCCGCCATGCCGCCGGCGGCGGGAATCCCCTTTTCTAGCTGCAACTTGACCTTGGGCAAGGCAAGCTCGCGCTCGCCGCGTACTGCATCCGCTACCGCTTCAACGGCTCGCCATGCCAAATTCTTGTCATTTTCCGGCACGCCTGCGGCATAGGTACCGCTCGCGCGCAGTTCCTGCACGACTGGGCCCGTGGTCATCGCTGCAGGAGTGCTATCCTCAAGCGTTTCGAGGCTAACCACATCAGAAATATTCAGCGATTGAAAGACGGTGGCGAGTTCATGGAAGCCATCGGGACGCGCCGCCTCGACTCCTAAGTGCAGGTTGACCTTCGCATGGGCGCGAGCACGAATTAACAATTCACACCTGCCAATCGGACAAAGTCTTCGGTGGCCAGCTTCTCACCACGCTGGCGCGGGTCGATGCCGGCTGCCACTAGAGCCTCTTCCGCGGCAGGGCCGCCGCCGAAGTGACCAGAGAGTGCCGCGCGCAGGGTCTTGCGGCGCTGTGCAAAGGCGGCGTCGACAAGTGGGAAAACCGCCTTGCGCGTCTCATCGTTGATAGGCCACGGCGCGTTCTCGAAGCAGTCGATGCGCACTAGACCAGACTCGATGTTCGGCGCCGGCCAGAAGACGTTCTTGCCGATGGTTCCGGCCTGCCGGACGTTGCCGTAGAAGGAAGCCTTCACCGAAGGAACGCCATAGACCTTGCTGCCAGGCTTGGCGGCGAGACGCTCTGCCACCTCAAGCTGAACCATGACGAGTACGCGGCGGATGGAGGGATAAAGTTCCAGGATGCGCAAAAGAACCGGCACCGCAACGTTGTACGGCAAATTTGCCACCAGCGCAGTCGGCTCGCCCAACTCGCCTGCCATAATACGCAGAGCATCTTTTTCCACGAGCCGCAGGTTGCCTGCTTGCTTCGGTGCGCGCTGCGCGATGGTATCCGGCAGCTGCGCTGCAAGGCGTGGATCAATTTCTATCGCCGTAAGGTCATCGACTGCCTCGAGCAGGCCCAAAGTCAGAGATCCTAGGCCGGGACCTACCTCAACGACGCGGTCTTCCCGCTGCAACTGCGCCGCACTAACGATGCGGCGGATGGTGTTGGGATCGTGCAGGAAGTTCTGTCCCAGCTTCTTCGTCGGGGTCACGTCCAGCTTCTCGGCCAATTGGCGGATTTCCATGGGCCCGAGCAGTTTGGGTTCAGTCATGCATTTTAGAGTAGTCGAGGTTTTCCGGATACAAAGAAAGCCCGCTTTCGCGGGCTTTAAACGTGGCGCGAATTGGCACCTAAAGGGCTACATGCTTAGCGCAGTCCCAGCTTCGCGGTACAAGCAGGCCATGCGCCCCAGCCCTGCGCGGCTTGAACCTTTTCAGCTACAGCGATCTGCTGCTCACGGGTTGCCTGCCATGCTTCCGGCGCATATGCGGTGCCGCCGAAGCCAGCCCAAGTGGATGGGGTGAACTGCAGGCCGCCGGAGAAGCCGTTGCCAGTGTTAATCGCCCAGTTACCAGTTGCCTCGCACTGTGCGATGGAGTCCCAGACGGAGCCATCGGCTACGGCGGGTGCAGCCGCGCCACCAGCCTCAGGCTTCTTCGTGCCACGAGCGATGGTCGCAGCAACCGGCTCGGTAACGACCTTTTCCTTGACGACGTCCTCGGATTCCTTGGCACCATCCTTCATCACCAGCTTGCGGGTGACCTTGCGCTCACCCTTGACGGCTTCCTCGCGGATTTCCTCGGTGCCCTCTTCGAGCTCTGGGTCATCGACGTAGTTTGGCTCTGCCTCGAACTCTTCGGTGGCGTCGTAGAAGGTGGTAGAAACTTGGTCAACCTTGATGGACATGCCGTTGGTCACCGGGGTGTCCATGGCGGGGAAGACGCGGTCATCTTCATCCACACCAATGCCGCGCTCCTCGATGACGTCCTTGACGGTCTTGGCAGCAATGTTGGTGTAGGTAATCTTGCCGCCGTCGTTGATCTTGACGATCTTCGGCGACGTAACCTCCAACTCCATACCATCTTCCAGAGCGTCATCCTTTTCCACCTTCTTGTCACCGGAGGTAACAGAAGCACCGGGCTTCACGCCGCCTAGCTCACCCAAGAGATCAGAAACGGTGAGGTTGGTGGAAGAAAGCTGCTTTTCGACGCCGTCGATAGTAACGGCAACTGGCTTAGAGGTGCGCACGGTGATGTTGTCACCGTCGGCAACCTTTTCAGAAGGAGCCGGGTAAACGAGATCCTCGCCGCCGACGTTGACGCCCGCAGCTTGCAGCGCCTCATCGACGTTACCCGCGAAGGTGGCCAGCTCGACCTTGTCGCCGTTGACGTCAAGGGTGATGTCCTTCTGCGCAGAAACAGCGACGACTCCGCCCACTGCCAAAGTACCGAGCACACCACCGGTGGCAAGGCGCAGAGGCAGGGAACGGGAAGAATTGATGCGCTTAATCTGGTTCATGAAACTCTCTCATCGAAAACGGGGGGGAAGCAGAGTAAATCTTTGAATAACGATACGATAACAGCAGGATGCAGTCGAAAACGATTTTTCTACCTACACCACTTCCAACACTGCTTTCACATTTGGCACGTCCATCACCGCTGAGCAGGAAAAACTCCGAATATGAAGATCGTCACAGATTTAAGCATGAATGCTTAAATCTAACCTAGGAGAGGCCGAATACCGAAGTGAACGTCTGGTTAACCTCTTCGATCAGTGCCTCGACGCGCATGCCTCGCACCTCAGCAATGCAGTTATACGTATGCCCGATGAAGGTCGGCTCGTTGCGTGCGCCGCGGAATGGCTCCGGAGTCATATACGGAGCGTCAGTTTCCACCAGCAGCTGGCCTGCCGGCGCGGCGGCTGCCGCCGCGCGCATCTCTTCGTTGCGTTTAAAGGTCACGTTGCCGGCAAAAGACAACACCCAGCCGCGCTCGAGTGCTTCCTTCGCCACATCAAACGGCGAGGAGAAACAGTGCAACATGACATTCTCGGCGTCGCCAAGCACCCGCAACAGGTCCGCATCCGCCTCGCGGTTGTGGATCATCAAGACCTTACCGGTTTCCTTGGCCAGATCCATGTGCCAGCGCAGCGCCTCTTCTTGCACCTCAAGTGGTGCGGTGGATTCCGGCTCATGTTTAATCCAATAGGTATCAAGGCCGGTCTCCCCGATTGCCACGCAGCGTGGGTCCGCAGCCATCTGCGCCAGCCGCGTACGTGCCTGCTCGTCCAATTCCTGCGCCTTGGTGGGATGGATGG
Coding sequences:
- a CDS encoding DUF1648 domain-containing protein translates to MTAPRKEWIWLAATATLALVAAIVIILGWDSLPDPLPKHFNGRGEPDAWMPKTYRNAIGFAVLVPIILTIVSAMTIGTTQQGTKTAATSYSQSTEVDVERSRAHSAAILPTLSFWFFALTAICTAFALTGIFLSGPRPLTFPCLVVAILVACVWLVFRLNSINKKLDEQFPDSSTTGKLRYGLFYYDPTDPRAMVPLPSGSSQFNFGQKNSWFILAGLLVPAALLIILLSVAA
- a CDS encoding TatD family hydrolase — its product is MSKKKPRPVPVPAEGLSQLVDAHTHLASCKDPAADIVSRAGAAGVSRMVTVGDGLEEAERALQAAHEFSNVWAACAIHPTKAQELDEQARTRLAQMAADPRCVAIGETGLDTYWIKHEPESTAPLEVQEEALRWHMDLAKETGKVLMIHNREADADLLRVLGDAENVMLHCFSSPFDVAKEALERGWVLSFAGNVTFKRNEEMRAAAAAAPAGQLLVETDAPYMTPEPFRGARNEPTFIGHTYNCIAEVRGMRVEALIEEVNQTFTSVFGLS
- a CDS encoding ABC-F family ATP-binding cassette domain-containing protein, with protein sequence MANLINLEKVSKSFGLQTLLNGVSLGVQSGDRIGIVGVNGGGKTTLLEVLTGIEPPDEGRVSHNSDLRMAVVTQRFELDDALTIAQVIIEPLSLETFEWASNAKVRDVLGGLGIVELGLDTPVGSLSGGERRRVNLAAALVQELDLIVLDEPTNHLDVEGVQWLAQHLLARKIAAVVVTHDRWFLDTVATTTWEVHDGVVDPYEGGYNDWIYARAERARQADAMEQRRQNLARKELAWLRRGAPARTSKPRYRVEAAEALIADVPAPRNKVELMAFSKQRQGRVVIELEDATIATPDGRELVDHLTWRLAPGERIGLVGVNGSGKTTLLRALAGEHPLAAGKRIEGQTVRLGWLRQELDDLDPQRRLIDAVEDVATYVQLGKKELSASQLAERLGFSAKRQRTPVGDLSGGERRRLQLTRVLMAEPNVLLLDEPTNDLDIDTLQELESLLDSWPGTMVVISHDRYLIERIADNTYALFGDGKLTNLPGGIDEYLRRRAALDAAQPAGVVNLGESAKQDSAPDGSGNGAGNAKKESTKRLSSQEERELTKKMNALERKMGKLDEQATKLNAEMAEVAGAGDIDTAKLTELDSKLKEVTSQREELEMEWLELGEKLEG
- a CDS encoding 4-(cytidine 5'-diphospho)-2-C-methyl-D-erythritol kinase; protein product: MLIRARAHAKVNLHLGVEAARPDGFHELATVFQSLNISDVVSLETLEDSTPAAMTTGPVVQELRASGTYAAGVPENDKNLAWRAVEAVADAVRGERELALPKVKLQLEKGIPAAGGMAGGSADAAAALRLAAHAFADFGAVSEEELLTLAARLGSDVPFTLIGGTALGTGRGEKLAPMLSRGTYTWAIITNAEGLSTPAVFAKIDELRAAGKGSNPTMDTSAVAQALMSGRPEALAKVLRNDLQAAALSLRPDLRKILDTGMAAGALTGIVSGSGPTCAFLCEDEETAGEVVAQVMFDNKGTRGIVTTSPAPGIEEI
- the rsmA gene encoding 16S rRNA (adenine(1518)-N(6)/adenine(1519)-N(6))-dimethyltransferase RsmA translates to MTEPKLLGPMEIRQLAEKLDVTPTKKLGQNFLHDPNTIRRIVSAAQLQREDRVVEVGPGLGSLTLGLLEAVDDLTAIEIDPRLAAQLPDTIAQRAPKQAGNLRLVEKDALRIMAGELGEPTALVANLPYNVAVPVLLRILELYPSIRRVLVMVQLEVAERLAAKPGSKVYGVPSVKASFYGNVRQAGTIGKNVFWPAPNIESGLVRIDCFENAPWPINDETRKAVFPLVDAAFAQRRKTLRAALSGHFGGGPAAEEALVAAGIDPRQRGEKLATEDFVRLAGVNC
- a CDS encoding resuscitation-promoting factor gives rise to the protein MNQIKRINSSRSLPLRLATGGVLGTLAVGGVVAVSAQKDITLDVNGDKVELATFAGNVDEALQAAGVNVGGEDLVYPAPSEKVADGDNITVRTSKPVAVTIDGVEKQLSSTNLTVSDLLGELGGVKPGASVTSGDKKVEKDDALEDGMELEVTSPKIVKINDGGKITYTNIAAKTVKDVIEERGIGVDEDDRVFPAMDTPVTNGMSIKVDQVSTTFYDATEEFEAEPNYVDDPELEEGTEEIREEAVKGERKVTRKLVMKDGAKESEDVVKEKVVTEPVAATIARGTKKPEAGGAAAPAVADGSVWDSIAQCEATGNWAINTGNGFSGGLQFTPSTWAGFGGTAYAPEAWQATREQQIAVAEKVQAAQGWGAWPACTAKLGLR
- a CDS encoding putative quinol monooxygenase, encoding MILINVKFHVKPEYAETFLDEIDWYTQACNAEPGCLNFDWYRDPEDRQRFLLVEAYADGKDVEHVEGEHFKRSCEEFPKYLLETPEIINVHIDGKTEWDRMAEYKVDS